The sequence TGGCGGTGCGGGCGACTTTGGTCGGGTCAATTACGCCGTCCTTGACCAGGTCGGTGTATTCCTGGTTGGCGACATTGTAACCGAAACCGCCCTTGTTCTTTTTAATTTCCGCCACCACAATGGAGGCATCCAGTCCGGCGTTGTTGACCAACTGCCGGATCGGGGCTTCCAGGGCGCGGGTGATGATCTGAACGCCGATGGCTTCGTCGCCTTTGGCGTTGAGCTTGTCAAGAGCCGCCTGGCAGCGCAGGAGCGCCACGCCGCCGCCGGACACGACGCCTTCCTCAACCGCCGCGCGCGTGGCGTGCAGCGCGTCTTCCACGCGGGCTTTTTTCTCTTTCATTTCAGTCTCGGTCGCCGCGCCCACGTTAATTACCGCAACGCCGCCGGCCAGCTTGGCCAGGCGTTCCTGCAGTTTTTCGCGGTCGTAATCGGAGGTCGTCTCCTCAATCTCCTTGCGGATCTGGTTGACGCGCCCCTGGATCGCCGATGTTTTGCCGGCGCCCTCAATAATCGTGGTGTTTTCCTTGTCAATGGTGACGCGTTTGGCCCGGCCCAGGTCTTCCATCTTGATGTTTTCAAGCTTGATGCCCAGGTCCTCGGTGATGCAGCGTCCGCCGGTCAGGACGGCGATATCTTCCAGCATGGCCTTGCGGCGGTCGCCGAAACCGGGCGCCTTTACCGCGCAGCATTGCAGTGTCCCGCGCAGGCGGTTGACCACCAGGGTGGCGAGGGCCTCGCCTTCAACTTCCTCGGCAATGATCATGAAGGGTTTGCCGGCCTTGGCGACGTTCTGCAACAACGGCAGAAAATCCTGAAGGCTGGATATTTTCTTTTCATAGATCAGGATGTAAGGGTCTTCCAGTACCGCCTCCATGTTTTCCGTGCTGGTGACGAAATACGGAGAGAGATACCCCTTGTCAAACTGCATTCCCTCCACCACGTCCAGCGTGGTTTCAATGGTCTTGGCCTCTTCCACCGTTACCGTGCCGTCCTTGCCGACTTTATCCATGGCGTCCGCGATAATTTCGCCGATCTTTTTGTCGCCGTTGGCTGAAATCGTGGCCACCTGGCAGATTTCCGTGTGCTCCTTGACCTTTTTGCTTTGCTTGGCCAGGGCATCAACGACCTCGCCCACGGCGAGGTCAATGCCGCGTTTGATGGCCATGGGATCCGCTCCGGCCGTAACGTTTTTCAGGCCTTCGCGGTAAATGGCTTCGCTCAGCAGGGTGGCGGTGGTGGTGCCGTCGCCGGCGTCATCGCTGGTTTTGCTGGCGACTTCGCGGACCATCTGCGCGCCCATGTTTTCAAACGGGTCGCAGAGTTCAATTTCCTTGGCGACGGTCACGCCGTCCTTGGTGATCGTCGGCGAGCCGAATTTTTTGTCAAGAATGACGTTGCGGCCGCACGGCCCCAGGGTTACCTTGACGGCCCGGCTGAGCTTTTCAACGCCGCGCAGGATGGCCTGCCTGGCGTCCGCGTCAT comes from Kiritimatiellia bacterium and encodes:
- the groL gene encoding chaperonin GroEL (60 kDa chaperone family; promotes refolding of misfolded polypeptides especially under stressful conditions; forms two stacked rings of heptamers to form a barrel-shaped 14mer; ends can be capped by GroES; misfolded proteins enter the barrel where they are refolded when GroES binds), translated to MAEKGKQLKYDADARQAILRGVEKLSRAVKVTLGPCGRNVILDKKFGSPTITKDGVTVAKEIELCDPFENMGAQMVREVASKTSDDAGDGTTTATLLSEAIYREGLKNVTAGADPMAIKRGIDLAVGEVVDALAKQSKKVKEHTEICQVATISANGDKKIGEIIADAMDKVGKDGTVTVEEAKTIETTLDVVEGMQFDKGYLSPYFVTSTENMEAVLEDPYILIYEKKISSLQDFLPLLQNVAKAGKPFMIIAEEVEGEALATLVVNRLRGTLQCCAVKAPGFGDRRKAMLEDIAVLTGGRCITEDLGIKLENIKMEDLGRAKRVTIDKENTTIIEGAGKTSAIQGRVNQIRKEIEETTSDYDREKLQERLAKLAGGVAVINVGAATETEMKEKKARVEDALHATRAAVEEGVVSGGGVALLRCQAALDKLNAKGDEAIGVQIITRALEAPIRQLVNNAGLDASIVVAEIKKNKGGFGYNVANQEYTDLVKDGVIDPTKVARTAIQNSSSIAGLLLTTECMVTEIPEKEKPAPMPHGGGGMGGGDMDMY